A window of Cohnella herbarum contains these coding sequences:
- a CDS encoding glutathionylspermidine synthase family protein: MRKMFHMALTHDEVFQGTIAEAIPYHRMYGKEYCLPSFLLYAPDEVQRIAIAAERVNGVYDKALRFAQRYLPDEFFERFLGIPPSLIPSSRVEVPYHAVSRQDWIVNGELMKCIENNSDTPSGIPETAWLAEALIGRCARLGNPSEGMRAAIQEAFRQLLGHYADSGLTGTLAFSCYDWHIEDKTNTLYVMEAVRELGYPAEFVPLDKLEIVPEDGLYSDGRRIDVLYRLYPLEYLVHDREEASDFPIGEALLKLVEDGKLGLINPAQSIITQSKGFMALIWSLYERNHLTEEAVGFTLFGKEECEAIENYLLPTYFEKTVFEATGAPYVSKGFWGREGKGVTLFDSKGDAENPSEWGSDDDTKIREYYENQPKVYQLRCEMEAAEVPTENGKYSGYVLTGAYVIGGRYAGLLPRIGEAVTGDMAYYCPAAVEIREES; encoded by the coding sequence ATGCGCAAGATGTTCCACATGGCTTTGACGCATGACGAGGTGTTCCAAGGAACGATAGCCGAAGCGATACCTTACCACCGGATGTACGGCAAGGAGTACTGCCTGCCCTCTTTTCTTCTCTATGCTCCGGATGAAGTACAAAGAATAGCGATAGCTGCGGAGCGGGTGAACGGGGTTTACGATAAGGCGCTTCGTTTCGCGCAAAGGTATTTGCCGGACGAATTCTTCGAACGGTTCTTGGGGATTCCTCCTTCGTTGATTCCGTCTTCCCGCGTCGAAGTGCCGTATCATGCGGTTTCCCGTCAGGACTGGATCGTAAATGGGGAGCTGATGAAATGCATCGAGAACAACAGCGACACCCCTTCAGGGATTCCGGAAACGGCATGGCTAGCGGAAGCCTTGATCGGTCGATGCGCAAGATTGGGCAACCCGTCCGAAGGGATGCGCGCGGCGATTCAAGAGGCATTCCGGCAGTTGCTCGGCCATTACGCGGATTCGGGGCTGACAGGCACTCTGGCTTTCAGTTGCTACGACTGGCATATCGAAGACAAGACGAACACGCTGTATGTTATGGAAGCGGTTCGCGAACTCGGTTACCCCGCGGAATTCGTCCCTCTGGATAAACTGGAAATCGTTCCGGAAGACGGGCTTTACTCGGATGGGCGTCGGATCGACGTGCTGTACCGGTTGTATCCGCTTGAGTATCTTGTACACGACCGGGAAGAAGCCTCGGATTTTCCGATCGGCGAGGCGCTTCTTAAGCTTGTCGAAGACGGTAAGCTTGGTTTGATTAATCCCGCTCAGAGCATCATTACGCAGAGCAAAGGATTCATGGCGCTCATATGGTCGCTATACGAAAGGAACCATCTAACGGAAGAAGCGGTAGGCTTCACGCTATTCGGCAAGGAAGAATGCGAAGCGATCGAGAACTATTTGTTGCCTACATATTTCGAGAAAACCGTATTCGAAGCGACGGGCGCTCCTTATGTATCCAAGGGCTTCTGGGGACGGGAAGGCAAAGGAGTTACGCTCTTCGATTCCAAAGGGGATGCGGAAAATCCTTCGGAGTGGGGAAGCGACGACGATACGAAAATCCGGGAGTATTACGAGAATCAGCCGAAGGTCTATCAGCTTCGATGCGAGATGGAAGCCGCCGAAGTGCCGACCGAGAACGGCAAGTATTCGGGTTACGTGTTAACGGGAGCTTATGTCATAGGAGGCCGTTACGCCGGTTTACTGCCTCGGATCGGGGAAGCCGTTACAGGGGACATGGCGTATTATTGTCCCGCTGCTGTTGAGATAAGGGAGGAATCGTAA
- a CDS encoding DUF350 domain-containing protein, protein MDNLAEDLLNVAIGLGVLLVVLVVGAFVFSKLTKFNDSEEINKGNQAAGLYFGSKLLGLCIIVAMVSYSSDSWMDMLAWSVIGIAILCLVYLVFDLLTPKFKVCEQIANGNMAIAQMLRSIIIGVSIVIGTFLM, encoded by the coding sequence ATGGATAATTTGGCCGAAGATTTGTTGAACGTCGCGATCGGATTGGGCGTTCTGCTCGTCGTGTTGGTCGTAGGAGCGTTCGTATTCAGCAAGCTGACGAAATTCAACGACTCGGAAGAAATCAATAAGGGAAATCAAGCGGCAGGACTTTATTTCGGAAGCAAGCTGCTTGGGCTGTGCATCATTGTGGCTATGGTTTCTTATAGCTCGGACTCTTGGATGGATATGTTAGCGTGGTCCGTAATCGGTATCGCGATTCTATGTCTGGTTTATCTGGTTTTCGATTTGTTGACTCCGAAATTCAAAGTGTGCGAACAAATCGCGAACGGGAACATGGCCATAGCGCAAATGCTTCGTTCCATCATCATCGGCGTGTCCATCGTAATCGGCACGTTCTTGATGTAA
- a CDS encoding 2-isopropylmalate synthase: MRKIYIFDTTLRDGEQSPGVNLNTQEKVEIALQLEKLGVDRIEAGFPAASPGDLAAVNAVARAVKNATVIGLARSREQDVDAVVEALKGAKNPGIHLFLATSPIHRKHKLRMEKEQVLETADRVIRYAKQFFDKVEFSPEDAGRTELDFLCEVTEMAIKAGATVVNIPDTVGYLTPYEFGNIFKTLKEKVPGIDTIQLSAHCHDDLGMATANALAAILNGADQIEGTINGIGERAGNTSLEEVALTLATRAEYFQATTTLNLKEIARTSRLVSKLTGMVVPGNKAIVGANAFAHESGIHQDGMLKEKTTYEIISPETIGLRDSKLVLGKHSGRHAFREKLIDLGYEQLTEEQVNAAFGKFKDLADRKKNVSDEDIRALLEEKIIETPEVFALEQLVVSFDSHATPSATVTLKTQMGIVKRESEGNGSVDAIYQAIDALTGEVVELDDYTIKSVTDGTDALGEVHVVLKQGDSSAQGRGVSTDILEASARAYVDALNRLIDKRNAPARNRRDNVTLI, translated from the coding sequence ATGAGAAAAATTTATATTTTCGACACGACGCTTAGGGATGGAGAGCAATCTCCCGGCGTTAACTTGAACACGCAAGAGAAAGTGGAAATCGCCCTGCAATTGGAGAAGTTGGGCGTAGACCGGATCGAAGCGGGTTTCCCCGCGGCATCGCCGGGAGATTTAGCAGCGGTTAACGCAGTGGCCAGAGCCGTTAAAAATGCAACCGTTATCGGTCTTGCCCGTTCTAGGGAACAAGACGTGGATGCGGTAGTCGAAGCGCTTAAAGGGGCAAAAAATCCCGGGATTCATCTGTTTCTAGCGACATCGCCGATTCACCGCAAGCACAAGCTTCGGATGGAGAAAGAGCAAGTGTTGGAAACGGCGGATCGGGTCATTCGCTATGCCAAGCAGTTTTTCGATAAAGTCGAGTTTTCTCCGGAAGATGCCGGGCGCACGGAACTGGATTTCCTATGCGAAGTAACCGAAATGGCGATCAAAGCAGGAGCGACCGTCGTGAATATCCCCGACACGGTAGGCTATTTGACGCCTTATGAATTCGGCAATATATTCAAAACGTTGAAAGAAAAAGTACCTGGAATCGATACGATTCAGCTGTCGGCGCATTGTCACGACGACTTGGGTATGGCGACCGCCAACGCGCTAGCGGCTATTCTCAATGGCGCGGATCAAATCGAAGGTACCATTAACGGTATCGGCGAGCGCGCGGGTAACACTTCGCTGGAGGAAGTGGCGCTTACGCTCGCAACGCGGGCGGAATACTTCCAAGCCACGACGACGTTGAACTTGAAGGAGATTGCCCGTACAAGCCGCCTGGTAAGCAAGCTTACCGGCATGGTCGTACCGGGCAACAAAGCCATCGTAGGCGCCAACGCATTCGCGCACGAATCCGGCATCCATCAGGACGGCATGTTGAAGGAGAAAACGACTTACGAGATTATTTCTCCGGAGACGATCGGCCTTCGCGACAGTAAGCTCGTGCTCGGTAAGCATTCCGGCCGTCATGCGTTCCGCGAGAAACTCATCGATCTCGGCTACGAGCAATTGACGGAAGAGCAAGTGAACGCGGCGTTCGGCAAATTCAAGGATTTGGCCGATCGGAAGAAAAACGTGAGCGACGAGGATATTCGCGCGCTGCTCGAAGAGAAAATCATCGAAACGCCGGAAGTATTCGCCTTGGAGCAGCTTGTCGTTTCCTTCGACAGCCATGCTACCCCGTCGGCGACGGTTACGCTCAAGACACAGATGGGGATCGTGAAGCGCGAGTCGGAAGGCAATGGCTCCGTGGACGCGATCTACCAAGCGATCGACGCCCTTACCGGCGAAGTCGTAGAACTGGACGATTATACGATTAAATCGGTAACCGACGGTACGGATGCGCTTGGCGAAGTTCATGTCGTTCTTAAGCAAGGCGATTCTTCCGCGCAGGGCCGCGGAGTGAGCACGGATATTCTGGAAGCGAGCGCTCGCGCTTACG